One Picrophilus oshimae DSM 9789 genomic region harbors:
- a CDS encoding PDDEXK family nuclease, with product MNGSIYERELLNILSGDERSIERISRSRDPYYKYVLSSLIERPFYVTRAAGSLGADLVAIRDDYSMVIEVKSSERDKLIFSENSGTKQEQALRLHNKCLKSGLFITYAYRLKKASGDPWHFFTIKSDVEYKGNLSGLYNILPKQEVTKNGNFILQWSSGLPLLKLVSYLNNII from the coding sequence ATGAACGGCAGCATCTACGAAAGGGAGCTTTTAAATATACTATCAGGTGATGAAAGATCCATAGAAAGGATCTCCAGAAGCAGGGATCCATATTATAAATACGTTTTATCATCGCTTATTGAGAGGCCATTCTATGTTACAAGGGCTGCTGGCTCCCTTGGTGCGGATCTTGTTGCAATCCGTGATGATTACTCAATGGTTATAGAGGTGAAATCTTCAGAGAGAGATAAATTAATCTTCAGTGAGAACTCCGGCACAAAGCAGGAACAGGCCCTTAGGCTTCATAACAAATGCCTTAAATCCGGATTGTTTATAACATATGCATACAGGTTAAAAAAGGCATCCGGTGATCCCTGGCATTTTTTCACAATAAAAAGCGATGTTGAATATAAAGGAAATCTTTCCGGTCTTTATAATATTCTCCCAAAGCAGGAGGTTACAAAAAATGGTAATTTTATACTGCAGTGGAGTTCTGGCCTGCCACTGCTTAAACTTGTTTCATATCTAAATAATATTATTTAA
- a CDS encoding acetyl ornithine aminotransferase family protein codes for MEALKGINIKVEPPGPIAKKIIEMDEKYLARSTKSLPIVAKRGYNSYIEDVDGNVFLDFTTGISTTNIGYMNKNVLDAVEEQLHQLWHFAGTDFYYEAQVNAAKALGEVTPGNFNKKVFFANSGAESNEASLKVAKNYTKKRQFIGFIGAFHGRTMGALAFTASKPVQHSMYFPEMPGVVHVPYPNPYRNPFNIDGYENPDELVNRTIDFIEKYTLETYLPADDVAAIMVEPIQGEGGYIVPPENFHRELIKLAHENNILLIMDEVQTGFGRTGYFFASEYFKVEPDIISVAKSIASGIPMGASIFNEKFDFDKEGLHSNTFGGNLLASVACTATINEIKEKKMLENSRKMGKYLNKRLNELKDKYEEIGDVRGLGLMQAIDFVNDRSRRDFNVGLRDRVIERSFKNGLLLLGAGESAIRLIPPLIITEEEIDNAMEIIDESINRELK; via the coding sequence ATGGAAGCTTTGAAAGGTATAAATATAAAGGTTGAACCCCCTGGACCAATAGCAAAAAAGATTATAGAAATGGATGAAAAATATCTCGCAAGGAGCACAAAATCACTGCCAATTGTTGCAAAACGTGGCTATAATTCATACATAGAGGATGTTGATGGAAACGTTTTCCTGGATTTTACAACAGGTATAAGCACAACAAACATAGGATACATGAATAAGAACGTCCTTGATGCCGTTGAGGAACAGCTTCATCAGCTCTGGCACTTTGCAGGAACTGACTTTTATTACGAGGCACAGGTGAACGCCGCAAAGGCATTAGGCGAGGTTACCCCTGGCAATTTTAACAAAAAGGTGTTTTTTGCAAACAGCGGTGCTGAAAGCAATGAGGCATCATTAAAGGTTGCAAAGAATTATACAAAGAAGAGGCAGTTCATAGGCTTTATCGGTGCATTTCATGGCAGGACAATGGGTGCACTTGCATTTACAGCATCAAAACCGGTGCAGCATTCAATGTATTTTCCTGAAATGCCTGGCGTTGTCCATGTGCCATATCCAAATCCTTACAGGAATCCATTTAACATAGATGGATATGAAAACCCTGACGAGCTTGTTAACAGAACCATTGATTTCATAGAAAAGTACACACTTGAAACATATCTGCCTGCAGACGATGTTGCGGCAATAATGGTTGAACCAATACAGGGCGAGGGCGGATACATAGTACCACCTGAGAACTTTCACAGGGAACTGATAAAGCTTGCGCATGAAAACAACATACTTTTAATAATGGATGAGGTTCAGACTGGCTTTGGCAGAACAGGATACTTCTTTGCATCGGAATACTTTAAGGTTGAGCCTGATATAATATCTGTTGCAAAGTCTATAGCATCTGGAATACCAATGGGTGCATCAATATTCAATGAAAAATTCGACTTTGATAAGGAGGGATTACATTCAAACACCTTTGGCGGGAATTTGCTTGCATCAGTGGCCTGCACTGCCACAATAAATGAAATAAAGGAAAAGAAGATGCTTGAAAATTCAAGAAAGATGGGAAAATACCTTAACAAGAGGTTAAACGAACTAAAGGACAAATACGAGGAGATCGGTGATGTACGTGGTCTTGGATTAATGCAGGCCATTGATTTTGTGAATGACAGGTCAAGGAGGGACTTTAATGTAGGGCTCAGGGACAGGGTTATAGAAAGATCATTCAAAAACGGTCTTTTACTTCTCGGTGCTGGTGAGAGCGCAATAAGGCTGATACCACCATTGATAATAACAGAGGAAGAGATTGATAATGCAATGGAGATCATTGATGAATCAATAAACAGGGAGCTTAAATAA
- a CDS encoding VIT1/CCC1 transporter family protein, giving the protein MNYDQKMRLSFLRDELTDMTFYIYLSNRFNDMRETMIKLSKIERKHSEFWRKSLESEGIETKNVTPRRLKIIFLKIIILFIGRSLTINLLEHGEYSSIIKYKNYMESSNGNIKGLRELITEEMQHEDIFESDIDRSAQKIDRSRDFLYGMSDGLVEVLAALAGLTAIIDNHILIALSGVVIGISGTFSMTLGAYLSQKTESDYKITRIKKINIFNIKNESKRIDEYKKEANSSALATAISYVIGAVIPILPFVFLYKYYAIMLSVFLVAMAQGISNSIISLSMGIAIIKNAIRASMLALGAALVTFLIGYMFHIVFHISVI; this is encoded by the coding sequence ATGAATTACGATCAAAAAATGCGTTTAAGTTTTCTAAGGGATGAATTAACAGATATGACATTTTACATCTACCTTTCAAATAGATTCAATGATATGAGGGAAACAATGATAAAACTTTCAAAAATAGAGAGAAAACACTCTGAATTCTGGAGAAAGAGCCTGGAAAGCGAGGGTATAGAAACAAAGAATGTAACTCCAAGGCGGCTAAAAATAATTTTTTTGAAGATTATAATACTTTTTATAGGCAGATCATTAACAATAAATCTGCTTGAGCATGGTGAGTACTCATCGATAATAAAATACAAGAACTACATGGAATCAAGCAATGGGAATATTAAAGGATTAAGGGAGCTTATAACAGAGGAGATGCAGCATGAGGACATCTTTGAAAGTGATATAGACAGAAGTGCACAGAAAATTGATAGAAGCCGTGATTTTTTGTATGGCATGAGCGATGGCCTTGTTGAGGTTCTTGCCGCACTGGCAGGGCTTACAGCAATAATAGATAATCATATTTTAATAGCCCTGAGCGGCGTTGTGATAGGAATATCTGGAACGTTCAGCATGACACTTGGCGCCTATTTATCACAGAAAACCGAATCGGATTATAAGATAACAAGGATAAAGAAGATCAACATTTTTAACATAAAAAACGAATCCAAAAGGATAGATGAGTATAAAAAGGAGGCAAACAGCTCAGCACTTGCCACGGCCATATCCTATGTAATAGGTGCTGTTATACCGATATTGCCCTTTGTCTTCCTTTATAAATACTATGCAATTATGTTATCAGTTTTTCTTGTTGCCATGGCACAGGGGATATCAAATTCAATAATATCATTATCAATGGGAATAGCAATAATAAAAAATGCGATAAGAGCGTCAATGCTTGCCCTTGGGGCGGCACTTGTAACATTCTTAATCGGTTACATGTTCCACATCGTTTTCCATATATCAGTTATTTAA
- a CDS encoding MFS transporter produces MDDRLPYYVGFSAFFADLGYQGAMAILPVFLIFALKLNFLEFGIVEAFIYGLGSLFSYIGGRLSDIYGSKKTWILGNSLIPLLSFTAFTLIPVLSISLFSAGWWMRNLRSPARRAYLAENTEDEKRTRSFGILHGLDVGGGLFSIVILIILVLERFPYKILFLYSIIPLIISTLIIIPLRLGRPVKREKISKKNIFNGIIIATAFFGFSSYSMGFPIITVSESTHYGLYLRIATGVAIYGIFLGFSSLTGFLLSRFKSRNEALSLSIFGYILYGLGTFGFVLSIIYRMGIAGFYTSAIILAVAFGFVETYEPSIISRLARTQGSSQGILSASRSIGFFAANIIMGALYSVSAVYSYTYGALIGIVAGIILISAMYLSRNK; encoded by the coding sequence ATGGATGACAGATTACCTTACTACGTGGGCTTCTCTGCCTTCTTTGCAGATCTGGGATACCAGGGGGCCATGGCCATTCTACCGGTGTTTTTGATCTTTGCGTTGAAACTCAATTTTCTTGAATTTGGTATTGTTGAGGCTTTTATATATGGCCTTGGATCATTATTCTCTTATATTGGTGGTAGATTATCAGATATCTATGGAAGCAAAAAAACCTGGATTCTTGGTAATTCATTGATACCGCTGTTATCGTTTACTGCATTTACATTAATACCTGTTCTATCCATATCACTGTTCTCTGCAGGCTGGTGGATGAGAAATTTAAGATCCCCGGCAAGGAGGGCGTACCTGGCCGAGAACACTGAAGATGAAAAAAGAACCAGGAGCTTCGGCATACTTCATGGCCTTGATGTTGGTGGCGGTCTTTTTTCAATAGTTATTTTAATAATACTTGTTCTGGAAAGGTTTCCATATAAAATACTGTTCTTATATTCAATTATTCCTTTAATAATATCGACACTGATAATAATACCATTGAGGCTTGGAAGGCCTGTAAAAAGGGAAAAAATATCCAAAAAGAACATATTTAATGGTATAATAATAGCAACAGCCTTCTTTGGATTCAGTTCATACAGCATGGGCTTTCCAATAATAACGGTGTCCGAATCAACACACTATGGTTTATATTTAAGAATAGCCACTGGTGTTGCAATATACGGTATATTTCTTGGATTCTCTTCATTAACAGGCTTTCTGTTAAGCAGATTCAAATCAAGGAATGAGGCTTTATCACTTAGCATCTTTGGATACATACTTTACGGCCTTGGTACATTTGGCTTTGTTCTATCGATAATATACAGAATGGGCATAGCCGGATTTTATACATCTGCAATAATCCTTGCTGTTGCCTTTGGCTTTGTTGAAACATATGAACCTTCCATAATATCAAGGCTTGCCAGGACACAGGGTTCTTCACAGGGTATATTATCCGCATCGAGATCAATTGGGTTCTTTGCGGCAAATATTATAATGGGTGCACTTTACAGTGTAAGTGCCGTTTACTCTTATACATACGGTGCGTTGATTGGTATTGTTGCAGGTATAATACTAATTTCAGCAATGTACCTATCCAGAAATAAATAA
- a CDS encoding CARDB domain-containing protein translates to MNYKVFFILIPLILSIAVPVNHDSYNSTGTNLNATVSIPGIVYEGENFTLYINGTEPGLSNYTFALYIAGDNLTGITTYYHGFSRSNGNFSERITAPDIIENLYFMFYEYAYDNKTNQNYTYERTYTVSVQKPIVLSATIKNVNKTPVNNVTVYFYLDGTMVGSTLVKEINANSNYTANITVPSSIVPHGENTLSIRTNSVELGIAGQDSVKFYYGKPPNYDWIYYIAGIAIVFAAILIISSGRRTRLKVPKWKRNKGKKK, encoded by the coding sequence ATGAATTATAAGGTATTTTTTATATTAATACCATTGATACTTTCGATTGCGGTGCCGGTGAATCATGATTCTTACAACAGTACTGGCACCAATTTAAACGCCACTGTTAGCATCCCGGGCATTGTCTATGAGGGTGAGAACTTCACCCTTTATATAAACGGTACAGAGCCCGGTCTTTCAAATTATACATTTGCACTGTACATTGCCGGGGATAATCTTACAGGCATCACAACGTATTACCATGGATTTTCAAGATCAAATGGGAACTTCAGTGAAAGGATAACAGCACCGGATATAATAGAAAATCTTTACTTTATGTTCTATGAATATGCATATGACAACAAAACAAATCAGAATTACACATATGAAAGGACATACACGGTATCTGTTCAAAAGCCAATAGTTCTAAGTGCAACAATAAAGAATGTAAATAAAACACCTGTTAACAACGTAACAGTTTACTTTTATCTTGATGGAACCATGGTCGGAAGCACACTGGTCAAGGAAATAAACGCAAATTCAAATTACACCGCAAATATAACGGTACCATCATCCATTGTACCCCATGGTGAGAACACCCTCTCAATAAGGACAAACTCCGTAGAACTTGGCATTGCAGGCCAGGATTCGGTCAAATTCTACTATGGAAAGCCGCCCAACTATGACTGGATATATTACATAGCAGGCATAGCAATAGTCTTTGCAGCAATTTTAATAATATCCTCTGGCAGAAGGACAAGGCTAAAGGTTCCAAAGTGGAAGAGAAATAAAGGCAAAAAGAAATAA
- a CDS encoding carboxypeptidase regulatory-like domain-containing protein, with the protein MSLTASIKEKIKRYPEVPGLAALVIIYLFLSNFFAWNLAFAKDYLNFSGGSDPYFNYEIIQYILQYKAQLVHTNMLDYPIGTFNYRPPFFHWVIVFSAYVLSPIFGLHLAGYYSFMEFDAVFGAMLIIPVYLITKEIFGKKAALFAALLYTLMPSNLTAGIITDGRMHTPELLFVFLTVYFFEMAISKARKTQIISNFYDFRSYLGSIKAYFNENRVATIYGILSGVSLGALIVAWQGYPYIEAIVLIYVVVQLLYNLFMKRPTGYLTYFTTLMILFSFPIGYYYYDITKMLMPWYYPPLLMGVLIIGFGILINLIAKKPWIITIPIMAVIVAVAIIALDKIDPSILREIVSGDGYFIKTRVYSTIAEAAAPPLGFYIAGFGPGAFLLGIAGVPYIIYRFLKNRRDLFLLVTVFSLVSIYMSFEAARFNITAAPAYAILGGGLIMYFADLIKTSDIKKRISYNSLKRNLKGNIKWTHVAFAVIIVIAIIVPSGMGAISAAVPVNNASAVNNQLISSIPTPLRPNDTSILGDYDFAIDNSSQPLAESFAWLATQNTNVPPQDRPAYVSWWDYGFQEAEEGKHPTVADDFQQGYVTAGDVLLAQNESQILGVFISRVFQAPGVVVNGHFNNKVTLILDKYLGANETLLLEKMYNDPEKYKNLVLNEPSIYGNHSKAILNNVYSAKSSVYHALIMGQLSTKYSLPTLINLYSALENATGVNIAYIGVDHGLFPFSGSDPGIFYAPAYLTYTPSYTAFGEVVPTEYYDIFAETSNGSIYPLNETPATATITGYQIVYTSQFYNTTIYRTVVGYPPEAVNETNGVPGISYGTDYTPMPAFNMSNFELVYYGSLWNPYKDYSAHPSAWRIIPIQQAYTYEQENKGTTVLLPPSSEVLQDEDPIIEYFPGANITGRLTLPNGQPVAGAYVTIYDQYGIPHEYTRTNSDGYYNLTGLPGNDTIVFSTGKFNNLLLGGTNELGSKNITISYDQAERLPMYNATTGRPIYDITVNYTLNKSHVSGTISLENHTVPYGTIYFYNSTYNALFKARIIDGEYILNDLPPYLYNVSVNYNGYSYYNVTQVNITDGYNGVNNINIVYDTLNVTVNRNGPLSGYNVMVSSGSYFKSKTTSYNGTVSFELIPGKYNIKAVKGPSIINETLTINAWNESRSVTLSPGLEYYISGSAPKNASIEILKDGSFDHVINVTSNRTYNVSLPPAVYTIYYNNSGQAFAKTVNLTSNMNVNIVPVAAYKLNISSKIENHDNYTGYYSIIGNDIYIKNNYSNSSKYNISLPAGEYYISGIGKYVGAAMFNYSRIDLTSNMSIKLNLTYKYNSTLLLTSNNDVNQEVEYGIAVVYYNGNPVTFNDVSSSRTYLGYPGNNSYVKVMAPYLSGRMVLLNNTSIVYSMKQITFPLNVYIYNGTMPVHGDVILTSSNNTYNVTLKNGSASFNVAAGVYHVGVYSNESYVSLLNTSLVIPYDNSFTSNSELHFAIKSNVTLNAFKNGSRVNIDYLAPGTYTLYAQKNNESYMSSVYVNSNLTIKPVFVKSYKLSLNNTLNTTLTYYISRNNETISTSKSLYLPEGNYTVSINNDKYVNSTGAYITMGILKVDLNNNKNITMPVKTIEVKSVLSGVDYYNTTRIAKSIVYIYKDGKLVGTEIANSNGSFKFAGAPGNYTIYILSPSMKYAYMSTFELNPFKNTSYSAYLVNAYDLYVFTYLDNKTIYNNVNITENNAYINVNSSKQIYVLPQGKYNVSSNLTSEHLSSTNITINVTYSASQSLFLNKTQYVNLYLTKINVYDYQLKQINNVKNVTVDENVTYRVRLTNLGNTNSTLYLYSGNSTWAMRFSDNNFTLAPGMNKTIDINVTVPENAPAGTNYVPVNVNYTSGNMTAGYLEFNVSKHYGFRLLIGSTLVNTIANGNVTLMPVTISNTGNTPINVTLNITNNNTLFSIDEWHAYIIYNGKYVRNITVPYNSNVTFYVKLVPVTSHPDPDITVNVESYYNNIYQNESLKPVFQNVTVSVTGRGNNVIVNYDKDPYTTIYYGVMIILIALIVGLAVSTYRSRKKR; encoded by the coding sequence ATGTCATTGACGGCTTCAATTAAAGAAAAAATTAAGAGGTATCCAGAGGTACCAGGACTTGCTGCGCTCGTGATCATCTACCTATTCTTATCGAACTTCTTTGCATGGAATCTTGCATTTGCAAAGGACTATTTAAACTTCTCAGGAGGTAGTGATCCGTATTTTAATTATGAGATTATACAGTATATATTACAGTACAAGGCGCAGCTGGTTCACACAAATATGTTAGATTATCCTATAGGCACGTTCAATTACAGGCCGCCATTCTTCCACTGGGTGATAGTATTCTCGGCGTATGTTTTATCACCGATATTCGGGCTTCACCTTGCAGGATACTATTCATTCATGGAGTTTGACGCCGTATTCGGTGCCATGTTAATAATTCCAGTTTATTTAATAACAAAGGAGATATTTGGCAAAAAGGCTGCATTGTTTGCCGCACTGCTGTACACATTAATGCCAAGCAATTTAACGGCAGGAATAATAACAGACGGCAGAATGCACACGCCAGAGCTTTTGTTCGTCTTCTTAACAGTTTACTTCTTTGAGATGGCAATCTCAAAGGCAAGGAAAACACAGATAATATCAAATTTCTATGATTTCAGGTCATATTTAGGCTCAATAAAAGCATACTTCAATGAGAACCGTGTTGCCACAATTTATGGAATATTATCCGGGGTATCACTTGGCGCCCTGATAGTTGCATGGCAGGGATATCCTTACATAGAGGCAATAGTTTTAATTTACGTTGTTGTACAGCTTTTGTATAATCTCTTCATGAAGAGGCCAACAGGTTACCTAACATACTTCACAACATTAATGATATTATTCTCATTCCCGATTGGATATTATTACTACGATATTACAAAGATGTTAATGCCATGGTACTATCCGCCATTGCTGATGGGTGTCTTAATAATAGGCTTTGGAATATTAATAAATCTAATAGCAAAGAAACCATGGATAATAACAATACCAATAATGGCAGTGATCGTCGCCGTTGCCATTATAGCACTAGATAAGATAGACCCGAGCATTCTAAGGGAAATTGTATCCGGAGATGGCTATTTTATAAAGACCAGGGTCTATAGCACAATAGCAGAGGCGGCAGCACCTCCACTTGGATTTTACATAGCAGGTTTTGGCCCGGGTGCATTCCTCCTTGGAATAGCCGGCGTTCCATATATAATATACAGATTCCTTAAAAACAGAAGGGATCTATTCTTATTGGTAACGGTATTTTCATTGGTATCTATATACATGAGTTTTGAGGCTGCAAGGTTCAATATAACAGCAGCGCCTGCATATGCAATACTTGGCGGCGGCCTAATAATGTACTTTGCAGATTTAATAAAGACATCAGATATAAAGAAGAGGATATCATACAACTCATTAAAGCGCAATCTTAAGGGAAATATTAAATGGACACACGTTGCCTTTGCGGTTATAATAGTTATAGCAATTATAGTTCCTTCAGGCATGGGTGCAATATCAGCAGCAGTGCCTGTTAACAATGCAAGTGCCGTTAACAACCAGTTAATATCATCAATACCGACTCCATTGAGGCCAAATGACACATCAATACTTGGTGATTATGATTTTGCAATAGATAATTCATCACAGCCTCTGGCAGAGTCATTCGCATGGCTTGCAACACAGAATACAAATGTGCCTCCGCAGGACAGGCCTGCATACGTTTCATGGTGGGATTACGGCTTCCAGGAGGCAGAGGAGGGGAAGCATCCAACCGTGGCAGATGACTTCCAGCAGGGATACGTCACTGCAGGTGATGTTCTGCTGGCACAGAATGAGAGCCAGATCCTTGGGGTATTCATATCAAGGGTCTTCCAGGCTCCTGGTGTTGTTGTAAATGGGCATTTCAATAATAAGGTAACGTTAATACTTGATAAATACCTAGGTGCAAATGAAACATTACTCCTTGAGAAGATGTACAATGATCCTGAGAAATATAAAAATCTTGTTCTAAATGAGCCAAGCATCTATGGAAACCATTCAAAGGCAATATTAAACAATGTTTACAGTGCAAAGAGCTCTGTTTACCATGCATTGATAATGGGACAGCTATCAACGAAGTACTCACTGCCAACATTGATAAACCTTTACTCAGCCCTGGAAAATGCAACAGGTGTGAACATAGCATACATAGGCGTTGATCATGGCCTGTTCCCATTCTCAGGATCTGATCCTGGAATATTCTATGCACCGGCCTATCTTACATACACACCAAGCTATACTGCATTTGGTGAGGTGGTTCCAACCGAGTACTATGACATATTTGCAGAAACAAGCAATGGTTCAATATATCCATTAAATGAAACACCAGCAACGGCAACAATAACAGGCTATCAGATAGTTTACACATCGCAGTTCTATAACACAACAATATACAGAACAGTAGTTGGATATCCACCAGAGGCTGTAAATGAAACAAATGGTGTTCCAGGCATATCATATGGAACGGACTACACACCAATGCCAGCATTCAACATGAGCAACTTTGAACTTGTTTATTACGGTTCATTATGGAATCCATACAAGGATTACTCCGCACATCCAAGTGCCTGGAGGATAATACCGATACAGCAGGCATACACCTATGAACAGGAGAATAAGGGAACAACAGTACTATTACCACCAAGCAGCGAGGTTCTCCAGGATGAGGATCCAATAATAGAGTACTTCCCGGGGGCAAACATAACCGGAAGATTAACGCTTCCTAACGGCCAGCCGGTTGCCGGTGCCTATGTAACAATATATGATCAGTATGGAATACCCCATGAATACACAAGAACAAACAGTGATGGCTATTACAATCTAACAGGACTTCCTGGAAATGACACAATAGTATTCAGCACAGGCAAATTTAACAATCTTTTGCTCGGTGGCACAAACGAGCTCGGTTCAAAGAACATAACAATATCATATGACCAGGCAGAGAGATTACCAATGTACAACGCAACAACAGGAAGGCCGATATATGATATAACGGTTAATTACACATTAAATAAAAGCCATGTAAGCGGAACGATCTCGCTTGAGAATCATACAGTGCCATATGGAACGATATATTTCTATAACAGCACATACAATGCATTGTTCAAGGCAAGGATCATTGACGGAGAATACATATTAAATGATCTGCCACCGTACCTATACAATGTCAGCGTAAATTACAATGGATACAGCTATTACAATGTAACACAGGTAAACATAACAGACGGCTACAATGGTGTTAACAATATAAATATCGTATATGATACATTAAATGTAACTGTTAATAGAAACGGTCCTTTAAGCGGCTACAATGTTATGGTAAGTTCCGGATCATACTTTAAATCAAAGACAACATCATACAATGGGACTGTATCATTTGAATTAATACCAGGAAAATACAATATAAAAGCTGTAAAGGGCCCATCAATAATCAATGAAACATTAACAATAAATGCATGGAACGAATCAAGATCAGTTACATTAAGCCCGGGGCTGGAATACTATATATCTGGTTCAGCACCAAAAAATGCAAGCATAGAAATATTAAAGGACGGCTCATTTGATCACGTTATAAATGTAACATCAAATAGGACATATAATGTTTCACTGCCACCCGCAGTCTATACAATATATTATAACAATTCCGGCCAGGCATTTGCAAAAACTGTTAACCTAACATCAAATATGAATGTAAACATAGTGCCTGTGGCCGCATATAAATTAAATATATCATCAAAGATAGAAAACCATGATAACTATACAGGTTACTATTCAATAATTGGAAATGACATATATATAAAGAATAATTACTCAAATTCATCTAAATACAATATAAGCCTTCCGGCAGGGGAATACTATATATCAGGCATAGGCAAATATGTTGGTGCAGCGATGTTCAACTATTCAAGGATAGACCTGACATCAAATATGAGCATTAAACTGAATTTAACCTACAAATATAACAGCACGCTGCTGTTAACATCAAATAATGATGTTAATCAGGAGGTTGAGTACGGAATAGCAGTGGTGTACTACAATGGAAACCCGGTAACATTCAACGACGTTTCATCAAGCAGGACATATTTAGGCTATCCTGGAAACAATTCATACGTAAAGGTAATGGCTCCATACCTCTCAGGAAGGATGGTTCTATTAAATAATACAAGTATTGTATATTCAATGAAGCAGATAACATTCCCGCTGAATGTTTATATATACAACGGCACCATGCCAGTTCACGGGGATGTTATATTAACATCATCAAATAATACGTACAATGTAACATTAAAGAATGGCTCCGCATCATTTAACGTTGCAGCTGGCGTTTACCATGTTGGTGTTTACAGCAATGAATCCTATGTTAGTCTATTAAACACATCACTTGTAATACCATACGATAACAGCTTCACAAGCAACTCTGAGCTACACTTTGCAATAAAATCTAATGTTACATTAAATGCATTCAAAAACGGCTCAAGGGTAAACATAGATTACCTGGCACCAGGAACATACACATTATATGCCCAGAAGAACAATGAAAGCTACATGTCAAGCGTTTATGTAAATTCAAACCTGACAATAAAACCGGTCTTTGTAAAATCATATAAATTATCATTAAACAATACATTGAACACAACGTTAACATATTATATATCAAGAAACAACGAAACAATAAGCACATCAAAATCTCTTTATCTTCCGGAGGGCAACTACACGGTAAGCATTAACAATGATAAATACGTAAACTCAACAGGTGCATATATTACAATGGGTATCTTAAAAGTCGATCTTAACAATAATAAAAATATAACAATGCCTGTAAAAACCATTGAGGTAAAGAGTGTGCTATCAGGTGTTGATTATTACAACACGACCAGGATAGCAAAGTCCATAGTTTACATATATAAGGACGGAAAGCTTGTTGGAACAGAGATAGCAAACTCGAACGGTAGCTTCAAATTTGCAGGAGCGCCTGGCAACTATACAATATACATATTGTCACCATCGATGAAGTACGCATACATGTCAACATTTGAATTGAATCCATTTAAAAACACAAGCTACAGTGCATACCTTGTTAACGCATACGATCTCTATGTATTTACATACCTCGATAATAAAACAATATATAACAATGTAAACATCACAGAGAACAATGCATACATAAATGTAAATTCATCAAAGCAGATCTATGTCCTTCCACAGGGAAAATACAATGTATCATCGAATTTAACATCAGAGCATTTAAGCAGCACAAACATAACTATAAATGTAACATACTCCGCATCACAGTCATTGTTCTTGAACAAAACACAGTACGTTAATTTGTATCTAACAAAGATAAACGTCTATGATTATCAACTAAAGCAGATAAATAATGTAAAGAATGTAACTGTAGATGAAAATGTTACTTACAGGGTTAGGCTGACAAACCTTGGAAACACAAACAGTACATTATATCTTTACTCAGGAAATTCAACCTGGGCAATGAGGTTTAGTGATAATAACTTCACACTGGCGCCTGGAATGAACAAAACAATAGATATAAACGTAACAGTTCCAGAGAATGCACCGGCAGGAACAAACTATGTACCGGTGAATGTAAACTATACATCAGGAAACATGACTGCCGGATACCTTGAGTTCAACGTTTCAAAGCACTATGGCTTCAGGCTCCTAATAGGAAGCACACTGGTTAACACAATAGCAAACGGCAATGTGACCTTAATGCCAGTGACAATATCAAATACTGGAAACACTCCGATAAATGTTACATTGAATATAACGAATAATAATACATTATTTAGCATAGATGAATGGCATGCGTACATAATATACAATGGAAAGTATGTAAGAAATATTACAGTGCCATATAATTCAAATGTAACATTTTATGTTAAGCTTGTGCCGGTAACATCACATCCAGATCCTGATATAACTGTGAACGTCGAATCATATTATAATAATATATACCAGAATGAATCACTTAAACCTGTATTCCAGAACGTAACTGTAAGCGTTACCGGCAGGGGGAACAACGTTATTGTAAACTACGATAAGGATCCATACACAACAATATACTATGGCGTAATGATAATACTAATAGCATTAATAGTTGGTCTTGCAGTATCGACTTATAGATCAAGGAAGAAAAGGTGA